The nucleotide sequence GAGGGCGCGATGTCCATCGGCCAGCTTGCCGACGCGTTCCAGTTGGACGTCTCGACCGTCAACCGCCAGACCGGCGCCCTGCTCCGGGCGGGTCTCGTCGAACGCATCGCGGACCCCGACGGCGGCCTGGCCCGCAAGCTCCGCATCACCCCGCGGGGCGCAGACCGCATGGCGGCGGAACGGACGTGCCGGCAGACCGACCTGTCCCGGCTGCTGGAGTCGTGGCCCTCCGAGGAGGTGGCCCGCCTCGAAGACGTCCTCACCCGCTTCAACCGCGAGGTGGAGCGCCAGGAGGGCCGCGCCTGGCCCCGCGGGACGGGCGACGTGTAAGGCCCTCCGGAATGACGGGTAACGCCTCCGGAATGACGGCGGCGCCGAGGACGTTGCTGCAGACAGGACACATGACGCCTGTCACACCGGGAAGCAGCCGGAAGACACCGGAAGGTGCGACCGGGAGGCACCGGAAGGCGCGCCCGGAGACACCCGAAAACGTGTCCCACTCACCCGGAACCGAACCGCATACGAGGAGGCCAGGAAGAGATGACCACCCCCGCTTCCCACCCGCAGACCACCGGCACCGGCGGACACCGCGTGGACGTGGAGCGCGGCTCCCAGCACGTCACGGTCACGATCGACGGCCGCGTCGTCGCGGAGTCGACCCGCCCCCTGCTCGTCCACGAGACCGGTCTCCCGGTCCGCTACTACCTCCCCCCGGAGGACGTGGACCTGACCCTCTTCCAGCCGACCGATTCCCACACCATCTGCCCCTTCAAGGGCGAGGCCGCGTACTGGACCTACCGCGGCGCGGCGGGCGACGAGGCGGAGCCCCGGCCGGACGTGGTGTGGGCGTACCCGCAGCCGATCGAGAAGGTGGCGCAGATCAAGGACCATCTGTCGTTCTACGACGCGGTAGCGAAGATCGACGTCTCGGAATAGCGCGACAAACCGCTGACATCACCCCATCAGGGGCCTTCCGGGAACCCCCCGGAGGGAACCCCTGACGCGTGCACATCCACGCGTACTCGTGGCTGGGCGAGAAGGAGCTGTTCGACCGGGAGGCCCTCCGCCGCCCACCCGACCACCCCCGCCCGCCCATCACGGCGGCGGACGAGGAGTACTACCGCGATGACCAGGAGCGCTACCGCACCCTCCTGGAAGCCTTCCGCCACTCGGAGCTCCCCCCGCTGGAAACGTCCCTCTGGCTCCTGAAGTCTCCGACCCTCATCCGCGCCACCTTCGAAGAACCCAAGGACGCGGCGGCCTGGCTGGGCCGCGAACTGACCGAACACGCCCCCGGCTTCCTCTCCCACCAGGAAGCCGACACCGCCCGCCTGGCCCGCCTGGTCACCACGGCCGCCGACCGCCTGACCCACGCCGGGGACGTCTCCTTCGGCTTCTACCTGGGCCGCACCTCATTCCTCTCCCTGGCCCTGGTCACCTGCACCCCCAACCACTGGGTCCCGGACCTCCCCTGCCCCCTCGGATGACCCCGCCGGACAGGGCGCATCCG is from Streptomyces hygroscopicus and encodes:
- a CDS encoding transcriptional regulator, with the translated sequence MLDRRLERLERELMLVARCSVLTPRERKVQGTEAHEAEPQKPSTKADTGKGAHPDTRVEAHPDTRVEAHTAPQTNLGAESCTPTRLDRSGYLLLSRLDAEGAMSIGQLADAFQLDVSTVNRQTGALLRAGLVERIADPDGGLARKLRITPRGADRMAAERTCRQTDLSRLLESWPSEEVARLEDVLTRFNREVERQEGRAWPRGTGDV